One genomic region from Sphingobacterium sp. UGAL515B_05 encodes:
- a CDS encoding ABC transporter permease: MIKNHLKTAWRTLMHNRIYSLSNLIGLTIALLVFMLISSLVIDELSYDRQWGNSNELYRMRVVPKETQEGVKTNISGAPEGLSKVLKTNFPEILGYTTINSSSQKLTIEGLSKQLAEISTLEIDSGFFNLFDTKIIAGNPKQIIAGAKNITLTASAVQKYFSGKDVLGSTFYNKPQEGEPEAYYVNAIIEDIPHNSSFQAEALVLMPKIIEFNPTKAGSLQTQILLLKNTTDINHFSTKINKWYKGQKLNDWAKSFNLFIEPIKDIHLQSITGWENPMQDIYLLVGIATLILILVSINYINLSFAHALKRTQQIGIRKVLGASRKNLILQMGIESTILFASSFLIAFFGYILVSPAFENYLEHPLTMSYQHSLFMCAGLLTTWIILGWLCSLPTALSLSKTQPSLELRKQLSFFRLPLNMAFTKILVVFQFAISIVVAICMMSMRAQLHYLYSKDIGYEPKNLLAINYTSWEGKDQAFKQELLKNSYIASVSLTSWTPFSGSADFKIVKDPQDPNKELPIVFVYADYDYIKTMGIKLINGRPLSADYALDRSYFDSVHNGQPVFTNMLVSEGTAQRLPFKLNKSLELLKNTPVGVFKEFNGASLKFPIGPFAIKAETEWEGGCMLIRVEEGKKKEALALVNRTWNKFFPNRIAQINWQEDQVQNQYNKEKKQYQQLALFTGSSMLIAILGIVAIAIYTLERRVKEIGIRKVLGASVNTITYMISKSFILLLLIAILIAFPIAWWFTHKWLENFFYHIDIPIVLFILTGLFIGLTTLAIIAARIFQTARINPVNSLRDE; the protein is encoded by the coding sequence ATGATAAAGAATCACCTTAAAACCGCTTGGCGAACATTGATGCACAATCGGATCTATTCGCTATCAAATCTCATCGGCTTAACCATCGCGTTACTGGTATTTATGTTAATTAGTTCACTTGTCATTGATGAGCTTTCCTACGACAGACAATGGGGGAACTCCAATGAGCTTTACCGGATGAGGGTGGTACCCAAAGAAACACAGGAAGGTGTCAAAACCAATATTTCAGGAGCTCCTGAAGGTCTCTCAAAGGTCTTGAAAACTAATTTTCCCGAAATTTTAGGTTATACCACGATCAACAGTAGTTCACAGAAATTAACAATCGAAGGGCTGTCAAAACAACTAGCTGAAATCAGTACCTTAGAAATTGACAGTGGTTTTTTCAATCTTTTTGATACAAAAATAATTGCAGGCAATCCAAAACAAATTATTGCAGGTGCAAAAAACATTACATTGACAGCCTCTGCTGTACAAAAATACTTCAGCGGAAAAGATGTACTTGGCAGCACATTCTACAATAAACCGCAAGAAGGGGAACCAGAGGCTTATTATGTCAATGCTATTATTGAGGATATTCCTCATAATTCATCCTTTCAGGCAGAAGCGCTCGTGCTGATGCCTAAGATAATTGAATTTAATCCGACAAAGGCCGGCTCATTGCAAACACAAATTCTATTGCTCAAAAACACAACTGATATTAACCACTTTTCTACCAAAATAAACAAATGGTACAAAGGACAAAAACTGAATGACTGGGCGAAAAGTTTTAATCTTTTTATTGAACCCATCAAAGATATACACCTACAAAGTATTACAGGATGGGAGAATCCCATGCAAGATATTTACCTACTGGTGGGAATAGCGACACTTATTCTTATATTGGTCAGTATTAATTACATTAACCTAAGCTTTGCGCATGCCTTAAAACGCACACAACAGATAGGTATCCGTAAGGTATTGGGAGCAAGCCGAAAAAATCTAATCTTACAAATGGGCATAGAGAGTACAATACTCTTTGCCAGCTCTTTTCTGATCGCATTTTTTGGTTATATTCTTGTCAGTCCTGCATTTGAAAACTATTTAGAGCATCCATTGACAATGAGCTACCAGCATTCTTTATTCATGTGTGCTGGACTACTAACCACCTGGATAATTCTAGGCTGGCTGTGCAGTTTACCGACTGCGTTGTCTCTATCGAAAACACAGCCATCGCTTGAACTTCGGAAGCAACTTTCTTTCTTCAGACTTCCCTTAAATATGGCATTTACCAAAATACTGGTTGTCTTCCAATTTGCTATCTCCATCGTCGTAGCGATCTGCATGATGTCAATGCGGGCACAACTGCATTATTTGTATAGCAAAGATATTGGCTACGAACCTAAAAATCTTTTAGCCATCAACTATACCTCTTGGGAAGGAAAGGATCAGGCTTTCAAACAGGAGCTATTAAAAAATTCATACATCGCATCGGTTAGCCTCACAAGCTGGACTCCCTTTAGCGGGAGTGCAGATTTTAAAATAGTAAAAGACCCTCAGGATCCGAACAAAGAACTGCCTATTGTATTTGTTTATGCGGATTACGATTACATCAAAACAATGGGTATAAAACTCATTAACGGACGTCCTTTGAGTGCGGACTATGCACTGGACAGATCATATTTTGATTCGGTACACAATGGGCAACCAGTATTTACAAACATGCTCGTTTCCGAAGGAACAGCCCAACGGCTCCCTTTTAAACTCAATAAAAGTTTAGAGCTCCTAAAAAATACACCAGTGGGTGTATTTAAAGAATTTAACGGAGCAAGTTTAAAGTTTCCGATCGGTCCTTTTGCAATTAAGGCAGAAACTGAATGGGAAGGTGGATGTATGCTCATTCGGGTAGAGGAAGGCAAGAAAAAGGAAGCTTTAGCATTGGTGAACAGGACATGGAACAAATTTTTTCCAAACCGGATAGCGCAGATCAACTGGCAGGAAGATCAAGTACAGAATCAATATAACAAAGAAAAAAAACAATACCAGCAATTAGCACTTTTTACCGGTTCCAGTATGCTGATTGCCATCCTAGGGATCGTAGCTATTGCTATTTATACACTAGAACGAAGAGTAAAAGAAATTGGTATCCGTAAAGTACTAGGGGCTTCCGTAAATACGATCACATATATGATTTCCAAATCCTTTATCTTACTCCTGCTGATAGCGATTCTAATAGCTTTCCCTATAGCATGGTGGTTTACGCATAAATGGCTAGAAAATTTCTTCTATCATATAGATATACCGATCGTTCTATTTATTTTAACAGGATTGTTTATTGGTTTGACAACTTTAGCGATTATCGCCGCCCGCATATTCCAGACAGCCCGTATTAACCCTGTCAATAGTTTACGGGATGAATAA
- a CDS encoding helix-turn-helix transcriptional regulator — protein MTKLGEFLEKKSVNKSRIARKTGLSKARINELTMTETAKLRLDEMYLIALAIDTDPAKMMFELCDHLQLKEIED, from the coding sequence ATGACAAAACTAGGTGAATTTTTAGAGAAGAAATCCGTTAATAAATCGCGAATTGCGCGCAAAACAGGTTTAAGTAAGGCAAGAATCAATGAGTTAACGATGACCGAAACGGCTAAATTGCGTTTGGATGAAATGTACCTGATCGCATTGGCTATTGATACAGATCCAGCTAAAATGATGTTCGAGTTATGTGATCATCTCCAGCTGAAAGAGATTGAAGACTAA
- a CDS encoding ABC transporter permease yields the protein MIGNNLKIAWRNMAKNKLYSFIKIGGFAFSIAICILIVLYLKHETSYNKFYPAMDRIYRLVVQLPIENKIERWVSLSAPVAPTLKAEIPSIEQTGRILPNPLFGAGSNQLSLNNSPDSHYDDGFVYIDQSILDMFPMPMVSGQLSHALDKPNTLVITKSKAEKYFKNDPIGQTIYLNNNKSKAYTITGVIEDMPNNSTLAGYSFFMSLAGEPFYQGEQTAWLNNNYTVYVKLKPNVNVALAEKEISKNYLEIHYLPEYLKSGRKLNPLFKQAKITLQNALDMHLKSADISDDKVSTLNRGDIRMVWTFATIALFILFIACINFINLSTANAATRAKEIGIRKTIGSPRKLLVVQFLVEAICYSVLSLIIGLFLSWLLLPVFNQLANKSLTIPWVAAYFFPSLLVAILVIGGLAGIYPALYLSKFKPITALKNNVIGAKSSLFRNSLVVFQFATSIILIVGALVTNKQINYILDKDLGFDKEQVVVLRGIGTLSKQLPSLKNELKSLPNVASVSMGDFLPVPIDGAKRNGNPFWVDGRKDLDMATQGQFWEIDQDYLSTFGLHLNKGRNFDPTRATDSSSAIINQKLADELHLKNPIGAKITNGNTWTVIGVVDDFIFESLKEKGYAGLCMTLQGNPSLLSIKVKPQHLKETLADITGVWDKFAPNQQINYSFLDEGFEALYQDVERTKNIFTCFALVAIFVAALGLFGLATYVTQQRTKEIGVRKVLGANAIGLLRLLSGDFIKLVFVALVIATPVAWWAMNQWLTDFNYRIEINWLYFILAGMSAILIALGTISYQTWKAIRANPVDSLRDE from the coding sequence ATGATAGGAAATAATCTCAAAATAGCTTGGCGGAATATGGCAAAAAACAAGCTATATTCATTCATCAAGATTGGAGGCTTTGCCTTTAGTATTGCGATCTGTATTCTTATTGTTTTATATCTAAAACATGAGACGAGCTACAATAAGTTTTATCCAGCTATGGATAGAATTTACCGTCTGGTCGTTCAGTTACCAATTGAGAATAAGATCGAGCGCTGGGTTTCACTTTCTGCACCCGTAGCGCCAACCCTAAAAGCAGAAATACCCTCCATTGAGCAAACAGGGCGCATCCTACCTAATCCGTTATTCGGTGCGGGCAGCAACCAATTGTCATTAAATAACAGCCCGGATAGCCATTACGATGATGGATTTGTCTATATCGACCAGTCCATTCTCGACATGTTTCCTATGCCAATGGTTTCGGGCCAGCTGTCCCATGCACTCGATAAGCCCAACACATTGGTTATCACCAAAAGCAAAGCCGAAAAATATTTTAAAAATGATCCAATTGGACAAACGATCTATCTCAACAACAATAAATCGAAGGCCTATACCATCACTGGGGTCATTGAAGATATGCCCAACAATTCGACCCTTGCCGGTTATAGTTTTTTTATGTCGCTCGCTGGAGAACCTTTTTATCAAGGCGAACAGACTGCTTGGCTCAATAACAATTACACCGTTTATGTCAAATTAAAACCCAACGTAAATGTTGCACTGGCAGAAAAAGAAATTTCAAAGAATTACTTAGAGATACATTATCTCCCTGAATACTTAAAATCAGGACGCAAACTTAATCCGCTTTTCAAGCAGGCAAAAATAACTTTACAGAATGCACTCGACATGCATTTAAAATCTGCGGATATAAGCGACGATAAAGTTAGTACATTGAACAGAGGCGATATTCGCATGGTTTGGACCTTCGCAACAATAGCGCTATTTATTTTGTTCATTGCCTGTATTAACTTCATCAACTTATCGACAGCAAATGCAGCAACGAGAGCAAAAGAAATTGGTATCCGTAAGACTATTGGCTCCCCCAGGAAGCTGCTTGTTGTGCAATTCCTTGTTGAAGCAATTTGCTATAGTGTATTGTCACTGATTATTGGGCTCTTTCTAAGCTGGCTACTACTACCCGTATTCAACCAACTAGCCAACAAATCCTTGACCATTCCTTGGGTAGCAGCGTACTTCTTTCCTTCTCTTTTGGTGGCCATATTGGTGATCGGTGGTCTTGCCGGAATCTACCCAGCACTGTACTTATCCAAATTTAAACCAATCACCGCACTCAAAAACAATGTCATTGGCGCTAAATCTTCACTATTTAGAAATAGTTTGGTTGTCTTTCAATTTGCCACCTCAATTATCCTTATTGTTGGAGCACTGGTAACCAATAAACAGATAAACTACATATTGGACAAAGATCTGGGATTTGACAAGGAACAAGTCGTTGTGCTTCGCGGCATTGGAACATTATCGAAACAGCTTCCAAGTTTAAAAAATGAACTAAAGAGCCTCCCCAATGTTGCTTCAGTTTCCATGGGTGATTTTCTTCCAGTCCCCATCGATGGCGCTAAACGAAATGGCAATCCGTTCTGGGTCGATGGCAGAAAAGATCTTGATATGGCTACACAGGGCCAATTTTGGGAAATCGATCAGGATTATCTGAGCACATTCGGTCTTCATTTAAATAAAGGACGAAATTTTGATCCCACCAGAGCCACCGATAGCAGCTCGGCTATTATCAATCAGAAATTAGCCGACGAGCTTCACTTAAAGAATCCCATTGGTGCAAAAATCACCAATGGCAATACATGGACGGTCATTGGCGTAGTCGATGATTTTATTTTTGAGTCATTAAAGGAGAAGGGGTATGCAGGACTTTGTATGACATTACAAGGCAATCCTTCCCTCCTCTCTATTAAGGTAAAACCGCAACATCTCAAAGAGACGCTCGCTGATATCACAGGAGTATGGGACAAATTTGCCCCAAATCAACAGATTAACTACAGCTTTTTGGACGAAGGTTTTGAGGCCCTTTATCAAGACGTGGAACGGACCAAGAATATATTCACTTGTTTCGCTCTTGTTGCCATTTTTGTTGCTGCGCTCGGGCTTTTCGGTCTAGCAACTTATGTGACTCAACAACGGACCAAAGAAATTGGTGTACGTAAGGTACTTGGAGCCAATGCGATTGGATTACTCCGATTATTGTCTGGAGATTTTATAAAATTGGTGTTTGTAGCCTTGGTCATTGCCACTCCTGTTGCGTGGTGGGCAATGAACCAATGGCTTACAGATTTTAACTATCGGATCGAAATAAATTGGCTATACTTCATTCTTGCAGGAATGAGTGCCATTTTAATTGCTTTAGGCACAATCAGCTATCAGACCTGGAAAGCCATTCGCGCCAATCCTGTGGATAGCCTGCGCGATGAATAA
- a CDS encoding ABC transporter permease, which translates to MIGNNLKIAWRNMVNNKLYSIIKIGGFAFSIAICILIMLYIRHETSYDKMYPNMERVFRLIVSEPDGDKVRQTFAFPAPAAKTLQEEIPSVELAGRILPNTLFGAGSNLFTVNGRAENYLDKGFVYVDQSILKIFPLPVVQGQLSHALDKPNAIVITKSRAQKYFKGNAVGQTIYLNNNKNVLYNITAVIDDVPSNSSLYGYNYFISLAGEPFYPGEQNNWGATNYITYVKLKENTDIANAQRSISKNYIQDHYILLNKKNGKKISPEMMQSTVLLQNALDMHLHSKNISEYGMATQYQGDIKMVWIFAGIAFFILLIACINFINLSTANAATRAKEIGIRKTIGSNRRTLIIQFMTEAICYSLISLLIGLLLAFLLLPLFNNLANKALFIPWTVWYFVPSLILSMLFIGILAGLYPALYLSGFQPINALKSKSVTNPKSSLLRNGLVIFQFATSIILMISALIANQQISFMLNKDIGFDKDQVIVLRGITGIASQAKELKNELKAIPTVRDVSVGDYIPVQLDGVKRNGNLFWSKGKEDLELGEAGQFWNIDESYLTTFGLKLIAGRNFDPHIASDSTGAIVNKRMIADLGIKGNPIGVKITNGMTWTIIGVVDDFIFESMKDEGYYPVCMTLANSPSMLSIKTKSTDMSETLTNITAVWNKFSPNQKIDYNFLDAGFADLYQDVQRTKNIFSCFAFVAIFVAALGLFGLATYVTQQRTKEIGVRKVLGASSIRLLRLLSGDFIKLVFVALIIATPVAWWAMNQWLTDFNYRIEINWFYFILAGFSAILVAFGTISYQTWKVVRANPVESLRDE; encoded by the coding sequence ATGATAGGAAATAATTTAAAGATCGCTTGGCGAAATATGGTCAACAACAAACTGTACTCGATCATCAAGATCGGCGGGTTCGCTTTCAGCATTGCGATTTGCATTCTTATTATGCTGTACATTCGACATGAAACCAGTTATGATAAAATGTATCCCAACATGGAGCGTGTTTTCCGTCTTATCGTTTCGGAGCCCGATGGTGATAAAGTGAGGCAAACCTTTGCCTTTCCTGCTCCAGCAGCTAAAACCTTACAAGAGGAAATCCCAAGTGTTGAGTTAGCCGGTCGCATTTTACCCAATACCTTATTTGGTGCCGGAAGCAATCTGTTTACTGTAAATGGCCGTGCGGAGAACTATCTTGATAAAGGTTTTGTATATGTTGATCAGTCCATTTTGAAAATTTTTCCGCTTCCGGTCGTACAAGGACAGTTATCACATGCGCTGGACAAACCCAATGCGATAGTCATTACCAAAAGTAGGGCCCAGAAATATTTCAAAGGAAATGCGGTAGGACAAACGATCTATCTGAACAATAATAAAAATGTTTTATACAACATAACGGCTGTGATCGATGATGTCCCGAGCAATTCCAGTCTCTATGGCTATAATTATTTTATTTCCCTTGCAGGCGAACCATTTTATCCGGGTGAACAAAACAATTGGGGCGCGACAAATTACATTACCTATGTAAAACTAAAGGAAAATACAGATATTGCAAACGCACAACGTAGCATTTCAAAAAACTATATTCAGGACCATTATATTTTGCTCAACAAAAAAAATGGAAAGAAAATATCCCCCGAAATGATGCAATCAACCGTATTGCTTCAAAACGCCCTTGATATGCACCTGCACTCGAAGAATATTTCGGAGTATGGAATGGCGACACAATATCAAGGTGACATTAAGATGGTCTGGATATTTGCGGGCATTGCATTTTTTATATTATTGATTGCTTGTATAAACTTCATCAACTTATCAACGGCAAATGCAGCAACGCGAGCCAAAGAAATCGGGATTCGAAAAACCATTGGATCAAATCGACGGACACTGATTATCCAATTTATGACCGAAGCGATATGTTACAGTCTTATTTCACTCCTGATAGGGTTATTATTAGCCTTCCTGTTATTACCGCTATTTAACAATCTAGCCAACAAAGCGCTGTTTATACCCTGGACAGTGTGGTACTTTGTCCCCTCGCTGATCTTAAGTATGTTGTTTATTGGCATTCTTGCCGGTTTATACCCAGCGCTCTATTTATCAGGATTTCAACCTATAAACGCATTAAAAAGCAAATCGGTCACCAATCCTAAATCGTCGTTGTTACGCAATGGACTGGTTATTTTCCAGTTCGCAACATCTATAATACTGATGATCAGTGCCCTTATTGCGAATCAGCAAATCAGTTTTATGCTCAATAAAGATATTGGCTTCGATAAGGATCAGGTAATCGTACTCCGCGGTATAACGGGTATTGCTTCCCAGGCAAAAGAATTAAAAAATGAACTGAAAGCCATTCCGACAGTGCGAGATGTCTCCGTAGGCGACTACATACCTGTTCAATTGGATGGCGTAAAAAGAAATGGAAATCTTTTTTGGTCCAAAGGAAAAGAAGATCTTGAATTGGGAGAAGCTGGACAATTCTGGAATATAGACGAAAGTTACCTCACTACATTTGGACTGAAACTTATAGCCGGCCGAAACTTCGATCCGCATATCGCATCGGATAGTACTGGTGCTATTGTTAACAAAAGAATGATTGCAGATTTGGGCATTAAAGGAAATCCCATTGGTGTAAAAATTACCAATGGCATGACATGGACGATTATCGGTGTCGTCGACGATTTTATCTTTGAATCGATGAAAGATGAGGGCTACTATCCCGTCTGCATGACCCTAGCTAATAGCCCTTCCATGCTTTCCATTAAAACCAAATCAACGGACATGTCCGAAACACTAACGAACATTACTGCCGTTTGGAACAAGTTTTCACCAAATCAAAAAATCGATTACAATTTCCTCGATGCCGGCTTCGCCGATCTCTATCAAGATGTCCAACGGACAAAAAATATCTTCAGCTGCTTCGCTTTCGTAGCCATTTTTGTTGCTGCTCTTGGACTTTTCGGGCTGGCAACCTATGTGACCCAGCAACGAACCAAGGAAATCGGTGTCCGCAAGGTTCTCGGCGCAAGTTCCATCCGATTACTCCGACTGCTTTCCGGAGATTTTATAAAATTGGTGTTTGTAGCCTTGATCATTGCCACACCTGTTGCATGGTGGGCAATGAATCAATGGCTGACAGATTTCAACTATCGCATAGAAATCAATTGGTTCTACTTTATTCTAGCGGGTTTCAGTGCAATCCTGGTTGCATTTGGAACCATTAGTTATCAAACCTGGAAAGTCGTCCGTGCCAATCCGGTCGAAAGTTTAAGGGATGAATAA
- a CDS encoding ABC transporter permease has protein sequence MAKNDFKLAWRKLLKNKGFTFLNIVGLTLGFTGFILSYQYINRETSYDKWNPHFKDIYQIGLESEGAFTDETSPSLAPLLKQSLPDIVYAGRKIVYNYGSYPLFGEKTVLIKNAALIDSSAARIFQIENATGPLYKNKDQKDATMVKSHIAEQLFKKEDLNFDSPHSIPALSLQIGMKETIYGTIKKQGLSMIDYDLLFIREPQDLFADNNPFLYQTYIQVRPGTDITKLTNRINTLYQKEIAPKDKIRSSSYAKGKIYLDPLANLHLRPKTGSNTAYIITWIIGILSVLILLLAAANFANMIMAQADQRIKELALKKILGSSRWAIVRQLVLEVFILTFSAAILSFVTLALTGNILQKWFNDDLKGYILSSETIAQLAIAVLLTTILSAIYPAIVLSGFKSVNLLKGGLTSVLKKGTFRNALLTFQISMAILFISGMLIIRGQLQYMQQADKGFEPAQVINFKGVGMYYNKNNYEQLKRRLENDPSIASTASATNIPGEGEQPPKMDFSYAQKNISFAHVGIDPGYFKTLNISSTQGNTNISLDQLLRDSLAHYAIINESAAKNLVLSNPMGAKIKGCDVDFEIVGLVKDSKAYGFENVVQPTIYSFKNECGTMRFQTTLMVKTKQGMVDQAIQTVKAEWAKNPTAKDLPLDYSFMDEQYALQHKKQQELQTAFNSFTSLSVIIAALGLFSMAAYQAALRKKEMSIRKVLGASVQLLFVQLNKPFFKLFLIGICIALPLAYMLMNKWLSNFAYHIQLSWWSFLIPIFCIFILILVSISFQSLKVAKTNPIDSLRDE, from the coding sequence ATGGCAAAAAATGATTTCAAACTAGCTTGGCGCAAACTTTTAAAAAATAAAGGTTTTACTTTCTTAAATATTGTTGGTCTGACCCTGGGTTTTACGGGTTTTATCCTTTCCTATCAATACATTAATCGCGAAACGAGTTACGATAAATGGAACCCACATTTTAAGGATATCTACCAAATTGGCCTTGAATCGGAAGGTGCATTTACGGACGAAACTTCACCTTCACTGGCTCCATTGCTAAAACAGAGTTTACCTGATATTGTATATGCAGGAAGAAAAATAGTCTATAACTACGGTAGTTACCCCCTTTTTGGAGAGAAGACGGTGCTTATTAAAAATGCAGCACTGATTGACTCCTCAGCAGCACGAATCTTTCAAATCGAAAATGCGACCGGACCGCTCTACAAAAACAAGGACCAAAAGGATGCGACCATGGTCAAAAGCCATATTGCCGAACAACTATTCAAAAAAGAAGACTTAAATTTTGACAGTCCCCATTCGATTCCAGCTCTAAGTCTACAAATTGGAATGAAGGAAACAATCTACGGTACCATCAAAAAGCAAGGTCTGTCCATGATTGATTACGATCTCCTTTTTATCCGTGAACCGCAGGATCTCTTCGCCGATAATAATCCCTTTTTGTATCAAACTTATATTCAGGTTCGCCCCGGTACGGATATCACAAAGTTGACCAATCGCATCAATACGCTTTACCAGAAAGAAATTGCACCAAAAGATAAAATACGTTCTTCTAGTTATGCCAAGGGAAAAATCTATTTGGATCCATTAGCCAATCTTCATCTAAGGCCAAAAACAGGTAGTAACACAGCTTATATCATTACGTGGATTATTGGTATTCTCTCCGTTTTGATCCTCTTACTTGCCGCTGCCAATTTTGCCAATATGATTATGGCACAGGCGGATCAACGCATTAAGGAACTCGCGCTTAAAAAAATATTGGGAAGCTCACGCTGGGCTATCGTTAGGCAATTGGTACTGGAAGTATTTATTCTGACTTTCAGTGCTGCAATCTTAAGTTTCGTCACTTTGGCTCTCACAGGAAATATTCTACAAAAATGGTTCAACGATGATCTTAAGGGGTATATTTTGAGCTCGGAGACAATCGCCCAACTTGCTATTGCCGTACTATTGACAACAATTCTATCGGCAATATACCCAGCTATCGTACTCTCTGGCTTCAAATCCGTTAATCTCCTTAAAGGCGGACTAACATCAGTACTCAAAAAAGGAACCTTCCGCAATGCCTTATTAACCTTTCAAATCAGCATGGCGATTTTGTTTATCTCGGGTATGTTAATCATCCGGGGCCAACTTCAGTACATGCAGCAGGCGGATAAAGGGTTTGAGCCAGCGCAGGTTATCAATTTCAAGGGAGTAGGTATGTATTACAATAAAAACAACTACGAACAATTAAAGAGGCGATTAGAAAATGATCCGAGTATTGCATCTACCGCATCGGCGACCAATATTCCGGGAGAAGGTGAGCAACCTCCCAAAATGGATTTTTCCTATGCCCAAAAAAACATTTCATTTGCACATGTCGGCATTGATCCTGGATACTTCAAGACGTTAAACATCTCCAGTACACAGGGGAATACCAATATTTCATTGGACCAATTGCTTCGCGATTCCTTAGCCCACTATGCTATTATAAACGAATCTGCAGCCAAAAATTTAGTACTTTCAAACCCTATGGGTGCAAAAATTAAGGGCTGTGATGTAGACTTTGAAATTGTCGGTTTGGTCAAAGACAGTAAAGCTTATGGCTTTGAGAATGTAGTTCAACCGACCATCTATTCATTTAAAAATGAATGTGGCACTATGCGTTTTCAGACGACACTTATGGTCAAAACAAAACAAGGAATGGTCGATCAGGCAATTCAAACAGTCAAAGCAGAGTGGGCGAAAAACCCAACCGCAAAAGACCTCCCCCTTGATTATTCCTTTATGGATGAGCAATATGCTTTACAGCACAAAAAACAGCAAGAATTGCAGACGGCTTTTAATAGTTTCACTAGCCTCTCTGTGATCATCGCGGCCTTAGGGCTGTTCAGTATGGCGGCATATCAGGCGGCATTACGAAAAAAGGAAATGAGCATCAGAAAAGTACTGGGAGCATCGGTACAATTGCTCTTTGTTCAACTGAACAAGCCATTTTTCAAACTCTTTTTGATCGGTATTTGCATAGCCCTTCCACTAGCCTATATGCTCATGAATAAATGGCTTTCTAATTTCGCCTATCACATTCAGCTTTCCTGGTGGTCGTTTTTGATTCCAATATTTTGCATATTTATCCTCATATTGGTTTCCATCAGTTTCCAATCTCTCAAAGTCGCAAAAACCAATCCAATAGATAGTCTGCGCGATGAATAA
- a CDS encoding ABC transporter ATP-binding protein produces the protein MIQLKNLFKWYNVGGTRSFVLKDVSLDIAEGDFISIMGPSGSGKSTLLNIIGMLDEPDEGEYFFMGENVLEMKAKKRMQLYQSHIGYVFQAYHLLDELTVYENIETPLIYKDISSKERKAIVADMLDRFGIVGKKDLFPAQLSGGQQQIVGIARALAGSPKLLLADEPTGNLNSKQGEEIMDLFKQLNDDGVTIIQVTHSEKNAEYGKRIVNMLDGQLK, from the coding sequence ATGATACAATTAAAAAATTTATTCAAGTGGTATAATGTAGGTGGTACACGCTCATTCGTCCTTAAAGATGTAAGTCTCGATATCGCTGAAGGCGATTTTATATCCATCATGGGTCCATCAGGGTCTGGAAAATCGACCCTGTTGAATATTATCGGCATGCTTGATGAACCTGACGAGGGTGAGTACTTTTTTATGGGCGAGAATGTATTGGAAATGAAAGCAAAAAAAAGAATGCAGCTTTACCAATCCCATATTGGCTATGTGTTTCAAGCTTATCATCTCCTGGATGAATTGACTGTATACGAAAATATCGAAACACCCTTGATCTATAAAGACATTTCGAGCAAAGAAAGAAAAGCCATTGTGGCCGATATGCTCGATCGCTTTGGCATTGTCGGGAAGAAGGACCTCTTCCCAGCCCAGCTATCTGGTGGTCAACAACAAATCGTAGGTATAGCGCGTGCATTAGCGGGATCCCCCAAGCTATTGCTGGCTGATGAGCCTACGGGTAATTTAAACTCCAAACAGGGGGAAGAAATCATGGATCTATTCAAACAGCTGAACGATGATGGTGTTACAATTATACAAGTAACCCATTCTGAAAAGAATGCTGAATACGGTAAAAGAATTGTCAACATGCTGGATGGTCAGCTCAAATAA